From one Euzebyales bacterium genomic stretch:
- a CDS encoding ATP-binding cassette domain-containing protein → MAHVDVSHLRYVLPNGRVLLDDVSFRVGEGAKAALIGANGTGKTTLLRILAGELTANGGTAVSSGGLGVMPQFIGSITDGSDVRDLLLSVAPTPVRTAAAALDRAELAMMDNDDERTQLAYAEALARWTDVGGYDAEHGWDACCTAALRQHYERVRYRAVVTLSGGEQKRLVLEALLRGPDGMLLLDEPDNYLDQRSDPIIGLTSGFAGHKQHTCIACRTRSRYRRCSTPTTSAPSSTRGYCGWPPNARLTRPAPSTGWVSNSSSTGATPRA, encoded by the coding sequence ATGGCCCATGTCGACGTCTCCCACCTGCGGTACGTCCTGCCCAACGGCAGGGTGCTGCTCGACGACGTCTCGTTCCGGGTGGGGGAGGGGGCCAAGGCCGCACTGATCGGTGCCAACGGCACGGGCAAGACGACGCTGCTGCGGATCCTCGCCGGTGAGCTCACCGCAAACGGCGGCACCGCTGTGTCGAGTGGCGGCCTCGGCGTGATGCCGCAGTTCATCGGCTCGATCACCGACGGCAGCGATGTGCGGGACCTGCTGCTGTCGGTCGCGCCCACGCCGGTGCGTACCGCCGCCGCGGCGCTGGACCGCGCCGAGCTGGCGATGATGGACAACGACGACGAGCGCACCCAGCTGGCCTACGCAGAGGCGCTTGCGCGCTGGACCGACGTCGGTGGCTACGACGCCGAGCACGGTTGGGACGCGTGCTGCACCGCGGCGCTGCGACAGCACTACGAACGCGTGCGCTATCGCGCCGTCGTGACGCTGTCGGGCGGGGAGCAGAAGCGCCTGGTGCTCGAGGCGCTCCTGCGCGGACCCGACGGCATGCTGCTGCTCGACGAGCCGGACAACTACCTCGACCAACGCTCGGACCCGATTATCGGGCTGACCAGCGGTTTCGCCGGTCACAAGCAGCATACTTGCATAGCATGCCGCACTAGGTCAAGATATCGCCGATGCTCGACACCGACGACCTCCGCGCCCTCCTCGACTCGTGGCTATTGCGGATGGCCGCCGAACGCAAGGCTGACAAGACCCGCGCCGTCTACAGGATGGGTGTCGAACAGTTCCTCGACTGGTGCCACACCGAGGGCGTGA